The Plasmodium vinckei vinckei genome assembly, chromosome: PVVCY_08 genome contains the following window.
tttatatgtacatatatataggaataaaaaaaagagaaaatttattaaatatttaattttccgtacatattaaaaaagtattgatttaaaatataatatttgaataGGAATACATGGGAATTATTAAAACGAACTATTTCTTTCAATATATCCATACATTATGTATATAGAAAGGAGTCTATAGACACTTTTTATTgtgttttaataaaaaaataaaagaaaatacatAACATTATAATtggtattatttttttttttgaaatttatttcctatatgatattttgatataaaaaatggacaataaaatgttgaaaaaatgtttggtaatatatttacacacACCTGCACACATATCTACAaataggaaataaaaaatgtggattttcattattaattagtttaaaagaaaaaagggGTTTACTATCGAATTTAATATTGTTcaatatttgaatttttgtCTGTTACTAATTTTAAGTtgaaattaaaatgaatatataatacatacaCAATTTTACTaatcattaaataaatatatgtatatttatattcttattttttattaatacagTTTTGGCTAGATTTGTGCAAatgtacataaaaaattgcaaACTTATAGTAATggggaaataaaaaaatattaaatacacacacacaaaataataaaggagaatagcaaaatatttaaaattgttgaTAAATTGTTGATAAAATTGTTGATAAAATTGTTGATAAAATTGTTGATAAATGTAACCCcaaatttataaacatgttaaaattattttcattataattattttaaattattccatgatatatttataaaattttgttaaaaacACAAGTTGATagtttcaaaaaataaaaataatatgtaacCCACCtataatggaaaaataatttcataAATGAATTTCATTGGCGATACAATAAgtcaatatattatttttccattatttttttccattatttttttccattattttttccatcatatttttgaataattaatttaattatatgcaATTTCCAACTATCTTAATTGCAAAgacaattattttttgtatacgtcatatatatttccattaaTTTGACACACacaatatatgcatatgttaaatatatatatacatggtTATATCACGATTTttagatttttttttattttaaagaatgaaaattgtataatacacaaaaatatcgtttcaatatatttaattaattaacaaaaaaaaaatgtattaacCTTTGCATGtgtatgtacatatatgtagaataattatatatgaatagattgtttaattttggtttttcatttttgttttatttttcttgtacaaactaatatatacaacttGTATATGTTTAATCTTTGgatgtatattatatgtacaaTATGGTattctcatttttttatatatactaggcatttttctctttatttatttattagttaataatatttttaaattataataaactgataattatatttttattaatatttatcattatcaaataaatattaaacagAAAAGTTGTGATAAAGCAAAATACCATTTCATTCATTTGGTGTCATACTTAATCATACGAGATTAGTGTAATGTATTTTTGTTACTTACTTTttaatccattttttttatgtattttttgtttataaataagtatgcatataatatacaatcGTATGCATGCATTTAAAAGTTAAacacatataaaaatccaaattaaaaatatttgggATGCAAAGAAAACCAAATTAATGACACTTTTTAAGCATATTCAAAATAGTTaaataattgtatataCCATTGTAACATACCATTGTGACATGCCATTGTGATATACCAATtgtaaatacatatttttttatctttatttaataaaaatgtttacaATCAGATGGGTAGATCTTTTATCTAGTGAATCAAGTAAGAAAatgacaaaataatatgagcATAATGTGTGGGTGTAAACCAGACATAGTTCATGCATATTCCATATATTATGTGAAAACGtgtttacattttttggcTAGTTAAAAGTTGGCAATTTTATGGGGGCACAATAAGCTGGTTGCATTTCctatttttttgctttacattttttattttgcattttttattttacattttgaCACTTCTTTAATTGGCAGACTTTACAAAGAATGACAACATTAGtgaaaatttgaaaaataaaaagctTCCCTATGAAAAGGAAACAGATTTAAACAACAGTTTTTTGAATTCATATAATGCAGACTTAGATAATAGTAACGTTGGtataaatttgaaattaaaaaatttaaaaatttcgAATAATCCTGAAaaggaagaaaataatgataaagaaaaaaaaactttaattagtgatacaaaaaatgaaattactGGAGAAGCAGACCAAACCAAAAAGAACATTTGCAATGATGGAAGTGatggaaatataaataaaattaacagcaatgaaaaaaatacaactttagaaacaaataaaaatggcaACAAGCAAAACTTAATGGCAAATTCAGATAatgaagtaaaaaatagtacACCTAATAATGCTGAACAGAATAATATTACCAacattgaaaataataacataaataaagaagaagggaaaaatgataaaaatataaagcaTACTAcaaaagaattaaataataataatcatgacgataaaaatagtttaaaGGGAGAAGGACATTCTTTAactaaattaaaaagaaattcaATTGGAGGTTCGATAAAATCGGGACCGTCTTGTTCTGTATCTCGTGCAACATCTAATTCATCAATGAAACgaaattcatataatattcaaaaaaacaaaaaaaataataaaaaagacataaaaaattcttatttttcaaaatatattgttgaaaaaaaaaaaaataatgaaaaaaatgaagaacaaattaataaaaacaatccaaacttaaaagaaaaaacaaataataatgaaccATCagtaaatgaaaataaaaaatttagtaACCTTTTAACTATGCCTGCAAATAATTTAGTAGGAACATTATCTAAAgggaaaaaaagaaaagaaagaaatataGATGATCAAACAAGTATGTCAAAAATGAATTGTACAATATCTCATGATGTAGAaattgatgaaaataatattccaCTTAATCcaactaaaaaaatgaaaaataaactaaaaaataaaacaaataatgaagTTAATTTTGGAAATGAAAATGCTACTCCAACTATTTTCAACAgaatgaattatttaactAATCAACatcaaacaaaaataaataaaaaaaatatagatttagaaaaattcaataattttaataataattttattaattatttaggAGACATACGAAATAACCCAATTGACTCTATGCATagtgtaaataataatagagTAAATAGTAGACTAAAAGAAATAGCTGTTGGAAAATCAActaaagaatataaaaattatgttaaGCTTGTTAAATATGAAGATAGAATGGATGATGATCCAGCAACTCCTAATgcatatgaaaatataactaATGCAAAATTTCAAgctaaatataatttgtggcgaaaaaaattacataaatttGATACAATCAATTAATTTCcttctgttttttttttttgtatttctaATTTAGTGGCTtccatatatttcatatggTCCTCTTTCTGTTCGAgcacatattttttgtttattaggaaatattaaaataaatttcaGAAGAAGAAATCAAAAATGTAATTGCGAAATAACTTTTCTTTGAAGTAAAATATTCTCAGAAATATTTCGCTATGCATATATcatacacacatatatataatatatgttttgtgtgtgttcttttttttttttttacttaaatttttattttattaattttgagTATCATTCTATTAAATTCGCTCTATAATTGGTGTATTAAATGGATAGCTAACCGAAAAGGgaatatttccattttaaacaattttttatgttttaaaagtatttagtttttaaattttttgcatttttgcactttcacttttttttttttacttactTCATCGTATTCacttatttcttttttgtgTGTACAACGCTCAATGTTGCGCAATTTTATCAAAACACACcctcattttttaaattataaaaatagacaaGCGTATGAACAGTTTTTTTACCTACCCTCAGTTGCATTGGGCAATGGTAAAAAATGAGAAAACCCATTTTAGGCATACAAAATGGATAACTATTTTATAAggtaattattaataaaggGGGGTAAATATGTTTggtttatattattcaaaaagTGGTTTCAAATAAGTACGATACGCATGTACGTACAGGTTTCAtgtaatgtaaaaaaaaaaaaaaaaaaattgttcataaaaattatggtTAGTAAAGGTCAATATgaagatataaaatatgaaccgttaataataataatgacaattattattaatgaagataaatattttctgaACAATTCATGAGAAATATATCGGTGGCtgtttttttaagaaaGTTGGAGAAGTATCCTCAACTGATGATGGGCCAAAACATTTAAAAGTGAAATTTGAATTTTCATCAATTTGCATAATACTAGCAATATTTCCACAACGATAACAATAATTAGGAGCAGACCAAATAGTAACAAGTTTTTTATCAAACCACCATTTATATCCTTCCATTATTAATTGGTGAGCTCTAGCTATAAgttcaatattattaatataacaaaatttcTGAACAATGTCAGAACCAAATAAATGTCCTGCACCTCTTGGACTTTTTTCCC
Protein-coding sequences here:
- a CDS encoding RNA-binding protein, putative, with product MFTIRWVDLLSSESNFTKNDNISENLKNKKLPYEKETDLNNSFLNSYNADLDNSNVGINLKLKNLKISNNPEKEENNDKEKKTLISDTKNEITGEADQTKKNICNDGSDGNINKINSNEKNTTLETNKNGNKQNLMANSDNEVKNSTPNNAEQNNITNIENNNINKEEGKNDKNIKHTTKELNNNNHDDKNSLKGEGHSLTKLKRNSIGGSIKSGPSCSVSRATSNSSMKRNSYNIQKNKKNNKKDIKNSYFSKYIVEKKKNNEKNEEQINKNNPNLKEKTNNNEPSVNENKKFSNLLTMPANNLVGTLSKGKKRKERNIDDQTSMSKMNCTISHDVEIDENNIPLNPTKKMKNKLKNKTNNEVNFGNENATPTIFNRMNYLTNQHQTKINKKNIDLEKFNNFNNNFINYLGDIRNNPIDSMHSVNNNRVNSRLKEIAVGKSTKEYKNYVKLVKYEDRMDDDPATPNAYENITNAKFQAKYNLWRKKLHKFDTIN